The sequence below is a genomic window from Lolium perenne isolate Kyuss_39 chromosome 4, Kyuss_2.0, whole genome shotgun sequence.
tgatacctcagaagatttagccatgaagtAATTTTCTTCCTTCATGTGAATATCCTCATTGGGGAATTcaattggtgatgaagagttggtggagagGGAAGCAAGAGCAACCAACCCATTGGAAgtttcatcttcatcatcatcatcaccatcatcatccccGGATgtgtattcttcttgagttgatagcacaatagatgtgtccaaggaggactttgccatgaagcaatgtgcaattTTGATGTGAGAGTTCTCATTAGGGGATTCAAAGAGGGATGAAGAGGGAATATTGGtggtggcaatggcggccacttcctttgaggtcTCTTCTTCATCACTGTCATCGGAAGAATACTCTTCTTTAGTCATTAGCACAATCCTTGATGGCCTCTTGTTCTTCTTattcttgttgtagaatttcttgttgggggcctttgaatctttgctcttgtccttgggaatgagtctTCCACCACGAGTTTCTCTATTTTCATAGGGGCATTAGGCGATGAAATGGAAATTGTCACCACAATTGAAGCAAGATCTTGATCTTGGGCCCGAGCTCTTGAACCCACTtgtgttgtttctcttgatgtttttTTCCTTTGCTTTGGATGGATCAAACCCAAAAggtttttgcatggaatgccatgtggtcatggtaatgGTATTCCAAATCCTCCGGATAGGACATGCTTCAAGAGATCCTATATGGTTCTTGAGTGTTCACTTCTTCCACGGTATTGACCTTCAAAGCAAGGTTTGTACCTCTTGCCATTCCtatagcacgattgcgagaatcttgAGAGTTGTTCggccaccttgagagcttgcatctcgtgcaccacTTGTTGGGAGGTAAGTGAAGAATAGCTTTCTCTTCCAAGGAgactcttgacatcaatgggttcataAGGCATCATGCAATCAATATACTTGTCCTTGATCCAAAAGTCATCAATATGTTGGGCACCCACATTCGGAAAGGCATCGACAATGGTGATAAGCCTTCTATACATCTCTTGATGATCTTCATATGGCAACCTCATGAACCTTTTGGCTTGGTTCCGAAGAGCACTATActtgtttctcttcatgcttgtagCATTTTGAACACACACATGCAACATAATATATCCACGAAAAATCAAATTTGTGATAGACGTCCTAACTGCCACATCATTGTGTGTGTGCTTCATAACAAAACACATGCGAGTTTGTAGCAATCTGGACACACATATGCAACATAAAAAATCCAAGGAAACCTAACCCTGTGTTGGAGCGTCAACCTCACCGAGATTTGCGCTTGCCATTCCCCTCAAGTATAACCTTTCCCTAATCAAGGAGTATCAACGATTTATCTAATTGTTGGAGAATTGAACTAACTCACACTTATGGAGACTTCAACAAAGTTTTTGACTCTATGGTTGGAGGAGGGAGGGAGAGGGATTTAGCATGCACACATTAAAAAAAGAAAATTTTACTCGAGGGTAGCTAGCTGGTGGGCTAGAGATTAGTAAAGGTAACCAATTGAAATTTTTATTATGAATAGTAAATAGTAATACATCGATGCAAACCGTCCTTTGTTTGCACGACAATTTTttttgaaacatttttattttatcATGGTTGCCCTATACTGGGTCTCGGGGCGATTTGCAACCAGTTTCCTATTAGTGCGCCAACTCTCTATCTTAGTGTTTTCCATCTCTATTTAATCCTTGTGCAGTGAGCCATGTATTTGCATTATACATTAAATAGAAAGAGTGGCAGGAAGAAAATATGTTATATTGTAGGAAACTCGACCCTTTTGAACTTACCTGCTTCTCATTATTTTTGACATGTTGAACTTAGCTTAAGGGACCTGAAATGTTGTCACGACTCATGATTCCCAAAAAATCATCAAAACAGGGGTAGAAAGCTAGACGCCTGATCGAAGTGTTGATTAAAGATCCGACGGTGGAAAACGACCGAGTAGCCTGTGAACTGGACAAAAATATCCCCAATCCCCTAAACCCTCCCTCTCCACTCCCTCCGCTCGCCACGCCATCATCCACCACCTCCACAGTCCATTCATGGCCTTCTCCCCCGccctccatctccatctccacctccaccaTCCGCCTCGCCTCCACCACCTCTTCCTCTCCTCCAGCCCcctttcctcctcctccgctcacTACCCATGGCTCTCCGCCTGGTCCCGGCCCCGCCGCGGCCTCGGCCCGCCCGCCCCCGCGCTCGACCTTCGCCCGGAGCCATCCCCAACCTCCGACTCCGACGACGAGGACTCCGTAGGCACCAGCCGCCACTCCGGACGCTCCACAATGTCTCTCATCCTCCGCCGCCTCCAGCGCGCGGGCTACTCACCCGACTCCCAGACCGCCTCCCAGCACCCGCGGCGGGGCTCCGTGGAGGACGTCTTCCGCGCGGACGATGGCGTGCTTCCGAACGCCCGCGGGGGGTTCGACGACGACGCCGAGTCCTCGCTCGTGGACGCGCGGTTCCCGTGGGAGCGCCCGATGCCGCCGCccgaggcggcggcgcgagccGCCAGGTCGCCGGCGTGGATGGCCGAGCTTACGCTGCCTGAACCCGAGCTTCGGCGCCTGCGCCACGCGGCGATGAGGATCAAGTCCAAGACCCAGGTGGGCGGCGCTGGGGTCACGCGGGAGATCGTcgccaagatcaaggacaagtggAGGACAGATGAGGTTGTCAGGGTCAAGGTCAACGGCACGCCTGCGCTTAACATGCGCCTCTTCCACGAGATACTCGAGGTGTATATCACAAATTTCCAGAATCGCGTAGCTTGCATCGAATATGCCTTTGGTAGTAGTTTAACTTCAATTGGTCTTTGGTGGAAATGCTTGATTGCTGGTACAGTTCATACCAAATTAGTAGTAGTTCACTGATACTTGAGGTGTGTAGTGACTTGAGACCTGTATCAATGTCCATGATTAAAATCATTTCTAGGATTTAACCGAGTTAAAGATTAGCTGGCTACTTCTATAGTTGAGTTTGGGTCGTGTAGTTCTTGCAATCTAATATCTGTTTTCTCCACTGATTCTGATTAGAGAAAAACAGGGGGGTTGGTAATATGGAGGTCAGGAACTTCTGTTTCTCTATACAGGGGAGTAGCCTATGATGTACCTGAGACCACTAAGGGAACAAATAGGACTTGGCAGACTCTTGGTACTAAGTCGTCAAGTAAAGTGCCTCCTATCCCTACCTTGCCACCTAATGAGAATGTAAATGGCATGGAAGATAGCAATGGAGCTTTGATATCTAATGCTGAGAAAGAAGAAATAGTTGAATCAGTCCCGGAAATCATATACGAAGAAGAAATTGACAGGCTGTTGGATGAGCTCGGCCCGAGATACAGTGACTGGCCTGGATCCAATCCATTGCCAGTAGATGCAGATCTGCTTCCTGCAACTGTTCCAGGCTACAAACCCCCTTTCAGAGTTCTGCCATATGGAGTACGTCGATCTCTCAGCCGAAAGGATACTACCAATTTACGACGTCTTGGTCGTGGACTGCCTCCTCACTTTGCTCTCGGTACTTTATTATGTCGTTTTAGTTAACTCTTTATTTTCTCCGTCAAATTTTTACCATCTTTTGGTAATGTTTCCGCCCTACTGATGAATGTTAGGCCGGAGCAGACAACTCCAAGGATTGGCAGCTGCTATGGTGAAGTTATGGGAGAGAAGTTCCATTGCAAAAATTGCTTTGAAAAGAGGAGTGCAGCTTACTACCAGTGAGAGGATGGCTGAAGATATCAAAGTAACTATAGAAACTCTTTCTTATTAGCAAATTTGTCAGTTTCTTATTCCAATTTCATATAGGGAAAGCTTCTTGACATTAATAAGAAATATTCAATGGTCACTGGGAACAACGTAATACAAATTCTTATGTGCAACTGAACCACTGCTACTCATCATTCGCAGATATTACAACTATTTTGTACACCTTGAGGCCTGAAGTCTGTATCCCATTTCTCACTTTTGCTATTTGAATATTTCTTAGGAATGATTTTCTACGCTCCCAAGCTATGTATTTTTTTTTAAGAATCCATAGATTTTAGAGATGCCTTATGAATGGTAAGTTGAGAACCATAGAATCTGGGATCAAAGCATTAACATTTCCAGTAAAAAACACAACCAAGAGCACATGCAATCAACATTTTAAAGCCCCACCAGTAATGTGCATCGAAGTCTACAGGTTTGTCACATGAAAATGATAGCACAAATATGGTTCTTTATGTGAAACTCTGCCTTTTGTTGCActcttcacataatgatatacctATGTTGTTTCTCCAAGATTGGCATTTCCTTCAAATATTTCATGACAATCTGTCTCTCGTTTGGTACTCCTTATGTCCCAAAATATAGCACACACTTTATTTTTAACGGTTTTTAATGCACGATTTTGACCACTATTATATTACCAAATTATATTGATTGAGAATGTATAAATGGTACTGTTGCATTTGTCTTACAAAATGTTTTTATTTCATATATCTCTATACTAATTTTATGGAGAAATTATAAGTACAAATCATAGTCAAAGTTGTAAGTCGTTGACCAGCGAAAATCAAGGacaccttatattttgggacaTAGGGAGTATTATTCAGTTTTTCGTGCTTTGCTTAAGATTGCAACTTTGGTCAGGTGCTGCTGAGAGTGCTCTTTGAACTTATCGATTGGTAGGCTAAGATGCCTCGTTTACTACTTCCATACATATCTCGATGTTCGATTTTCAGAAGGTTCCTTATAGTTCATAATGTGAGAGAGTTAATGTTTTACTTGTGGTTGATGGTAGTAATTAGTTGGGCAAAGAGTATTATTCTGGTGATTGAAGGGATGGCATGGACTAGATCACTAGAGTTATGGTTCCACTTGTGGTGgacattttttttgttttgagaAAACACATAGAGATCTTTGCATTTCATTGAAAAGGTTCGGTTTGTTACACATCTCCTAGGAGGTGGCCATTATGACTACCTTGGTAATGTGAGCTGGGACTGGAGGTAGAGTAGGATGGAatattctgatcgcggaggtaccTAAAACTGAAGCTATGCATCATAAAACTATAGAAGCAACATAAGCAGATCACGCATCTCCTATTGCCCATGATATGTTTCAGGCTTGGCTTCCTCTATATGGATTATTTTCCCTTTACTTTTACCTGCATACAACTGACATATCCTGTATATTTGAACCCAAACCTATAGAGAAAGTTTATCCAGTATAATTGGGCAGTCTCTGTTTGATATAGGAGAGCCTTAAACTTTATCGAACTTTTCACCATTTCGTTTCTTCTACTAATGTTCTTTTGGTCTGTACCAGAAATTAACAGGTGGGGTAATGCTTTCAAGGAACAATGACTTCGTAGTCTTCTACAGAGGGAAAGATTTCTTGTCCACCGAACTTGCAGATGCACTGCTGGAGAGGGAAAAATCAATGAATTCCCTACTAGATGAGGAGCAAGCGCGGCTAAATCCAAGACTATCTTTTGCTTCCAGCACTGAGGCATTTGTAGAAGCCACTGTGGCTGGTACTCTTGGAGAGACTCTTGAAGCTAACTCTAAATATGGAAATGAACTGGATGAAAATCACACGGACAAGATGACAAGAACTGTAGAAGCTGCAAAACATGCTGACCTTGTAAGGAAGTTAGAGTGGAAGCTTGCAATCGTAAGTGAAAAGTCTTTGGAATAGTAAGATCACTTTGCTAGGTTCTCTTGTGAACAAACGATTTCCTGTACAAAGAATAGCATTCTTATTCATCCTACCATAAATCCATATTctcttaattaatttagcagcataCATGGAAATCATCATACTACAATGCTAGTTCAATAATATTTGGTAAGAATCTACCTTGTAAACTTGCACTGAAGTGTACCTACATAGCGGACCTATTTTCTTTTTCCAAGCGAAGAGCACAATTTTAGTTCCATGCCATATGCATCTATTCAACTAAGCTAACGTGATTCAGATACTTGCATCACATGTAATGCACTGAATAACCAATTTATGATGTATGAACTGAATTAATTTCAATTTATTTCTACGCAGGCAGAGAAAAGGATAGGAAAAGCTCAAAGAGTGCTTGGAAAAGTCGAGTTAGGCTTGAAGCCAACTGAAGATACCAAACCACCTGAAACAATAACAGATGAAGAGAGGTTCATGTTCCGGAAACTTGGTCTAAGAATGAAGGCATTTCTGCTCCTTGGTAAAATCTACTTGAAAGTTTAGTGGCACTTATTTTCTTTGATCCTATAGTACTGCAATTTTTATTTTATACTTACATCAGCAACAGCCTTTTCCTTGTAATTCCGTTCCTTTTTCGAATGATCAGTATGTACTTCGCTCTAATTTGCTCATCTATTTCAGTAGAATGTGATCTAGTCTCCTCAGATAGTCCTTATAGTCGCATTTCAACTTCAGATACATTCTTTAATTTAACTGTATTTaccacttccaggaagaagaggagTTTTTGATGGCACAGTCGAAAATATGCACTTGCACTGGAAATACAGGGAACTGGTGAAAATACTAGTGAAAGCAAAGTCTTTTGCAGATGTCAAGAGGACAGCGCTGTCACTTGAAGTTGAGAGTGGGGGTGTTTTAGTTTCTGTGGACAAGGTCTCCAAAGGCTATGCCATTGTTGTGTTTCGTGGGAAGGACTATAGACGACCTTCCATGCTACGACCCAAGAATCTTTTGTCAAAGAGAAAGGCCTTAGCTCGGTCCATTGAGCTACAGAGAATGGAGGTACCGCTTGATTCTTGGATGGTTGGGGATGTTTTACTAAAAAATCAACTTGCATTATAAATTTCGGCAATAAAACCCCCCGATCTTGTTAGAGATTCTGTAAATGTAACTCCATGTCTTGTGGAAAGCAAAATTTCATTCTTTTCCAAAATGATATACTGTACCTTCCTTGACCGGTAATGATACACCTTCATTTATCGAATCTTTTTGTTCACAAACATGATTATTTTTTCTTCGTGACAGGGTCTCAGTCGTCACATTGGGAAGTTAAATAGAAGGGTGAATCAACTGAGATTTGAACTGGTACGTACAGTATCTGACAGATTCAGTTTGCCAAAATCTTCATGTTCCAGATGCATGCGATGACAAACATTCACTATTTTCAGGTCCAAATTGAAAAAGTCAAGGACCAAGGAGACGAGGAGCTTTACGCCAGACTAGATTCTGCGTATTCGAGCGAGGATGAAGATGTAGAGGTTAGTGCATTTGATTATTTGACCCCCTTTGCCAATTGGTTCTTGAAAACCTGTAACCTCACACCCTTTGTCTTTGTAGGATGAGGACGATGAGTCTTATCTCAGGAGCTTTGACAACCTGGCTGTCGGATCCACTGCTGAGGATGACGATGATTCTAGTTACGATGAGGATGATGATTCTGCTGAAGATAATGGTGACTACAGCCAAGAGGATGAAGATGTCGGCGGTGAAGAGGATACTGAAGGTTCTGACTATGAAGATGACGCCGGCGAGGACGAAGACCTCGAGCCCTCTGTAATTTCTGCTGTTAGTTTTTGCCGTGACATGGGTTCGGATTGTTCTGACGGTGACCTAGGAAGTAAATCAGAGGGGAGTAGTGATGCAGATGACATTAGAAACTCATCAGCATACAGGGAAGACCTCATATAGCTGGAGCTTCGTGCACAGCGAGTAAATAACCATTTCATTCATTTGGTCTGGTTCATCTAACACCCTCATATTTCCGTGTTACGGCTTTCAGCGGCGCAATATGATTTTCCTGTGGGCCTGATTAGGTTGCGTCGTGGCGACGCCTGACGCGGCGCATCTCACGGCCGACGGTCCCCTGCTCCGGCGGCCCGAGCGGATAAACAAAGCAATGGATCCTGCATGAACACCGTGACATGTCCCTTCTCCACGCACGCCAACGAAATGCAAATGTCCCCTGGGAACCGCAGGCGGCACGAGCTTAGAGCATCCCAGCCGCGACCCTAAAGGTTTTTGGGGCGTGCCGACATTTTTTCGTTCCTAGCCCCGCGTTTCTAAGGGTCTGTTCGGTTTCAGAATCGAATGAAACGGAATGAAATCAAGTCGTTCCTTAGGACAATTCCTGCGTTCGTTTCTGGGATGGAACGGAACCAACGCGTTCCTCAAAAGCGAATATTCACTGTAGATCCGGAATGAACCCGTCCGGCCGAATCGGTCGAACGAAGTGGAACACGCTCTGTCATCGGGCTAATCCCTTCTTCCTCGCTTATATCTCTCCCCTCGACCGGAACGAGGCGGACGGCGGACGAGCATGGCGCGGAGGcggcctcccctctctccccttgacCGGCCCGAGGCGGACGGAGCAGCGCGGCGGCCGGTCATATCAAGGTAGAGCGTGGCGGCTGTGACCGGGGCAGGCgcggacggggaggagaagggcgGCCCTCCGTGCTCGCGGCCAGGACGGCGGGGGCCAGCGGCGCGGCGGCCGGCGAGGTCCCCCTCATCCAGGCCATGGTGGAGACGAAGCTATTCCACTAAATTAGGCCAATTATTGCTAATCCCTTTAAATTAGgctaattatttgcatgtttagatTAATTACATTTGGTTCCATTCTATGCTTTCTCAAATCAACCGAACATGAGGATGGATGAAATGGGATGGGATGGgatggaatggaaccattccattccattccacctcGTCCCAAAAACGAACACATCCTAAAGCTCCTTCCGTTCAGCACGGTCCAATATGGTGTCTGGCGCCTCTAGCCTGTCCCCGGTCCACAGGGGACGCTGGCCACGCCGGAGACaatgaaaagcgaggcgggctcccactgTCGGTGACCAACATCCACAACAGTTGGTTCCCGCCTTTTATTTTTCGTTGTGCTTCCCCTCCTCTGCCACCGCTAGATTTGCTGGCCGTCTCGACGGCAAATCTCTTCTGAATCAGGCACCATCGTGGCGGCTGGCTCCCTCGCCAGTATTTTCACTGCCGTCACTTCGCCacgtcccagaacgcgccgtcaaatccgccccatcTCCGCGCACAGAACGTTTTCGACGCCTTGTCAAGTAGGCGAGATAGGTCGCTGTTTGTTGCCTCTTCTACCGCGGCTGAATtttaacaatttattttgctttagacatggatagcgacgacgagatgatTGTCCGCATGTTGGAGgaagagcaagccttcgacgacgacacTCGGTAACATTTGTCGATCATCATGTCCCTCCAGAACACGCTTGACACCGAGGCGGAGAAGCGGAAGAGGTCGTGCCGCAGAGGTTCAAGGCCGGGAagaaagaagtcgaagccccgacagaggatggaggggcataccatgctgcacaacgtcTACTTCGCAGATGACACAACACATGCCGATAATTTTCGGCGTCGGTATAGGACGAGCAAGGGttcgttcatgaatatcctccacggcgttcgagagttcgatccCTACTTCAAGCTGAATCATGATGTTGTAGGCGTtgccgggttctcgtcgatttaaAAGTGCACCGCTGCcacgaggatgcttgcatacggagcacctgctgaTACACATGACGAAGAAAACGCGTCCCAAAACGCTAAATCCGGTGCTATTTAGGGATCGCTTTGGGAAGATGCTCTTACGCCGTGTGGCAGGCAGATTTTCTTTCCACCGCAGGAGGTTTCATTGGGTAAAACCTTCTTACCATGCCAACTCAAACTAGTACTTCTCCGCCTGTCCCAGAAAGTATGACACAAATTTATCTAAATTAAAATGTATCTGAACACTATTTATCATATAAATACATTTAATGTTTCAAAAAAAGTTCTACACCATTATTTAGGAAGGAGTAGTATTTTACACAGTTTCTGGCTTCCTGCTGTCTCTATTCAAATCTAGGACACGGTATGCATACATGTGACTCTTGGCTAATTGTGAAACAGAGCAAACACTTCTGCACTTTACCTCACCAGACACAGAGATACCACGACCCGGGTGCCCACATGATTAATTAATTTGTACTTGGACGTTCGAGGCTTAATTAATGGATCTGCTCTTGATACCCAACGAAAGGGACAGAAATCGTGGAGAAAGGCAGTGCCTGAATCCAAGTGAAGTGGCTTCCACGTGACGCACCTAATCAGTGATGTTTTCAGCTTCTTCTTGATAGAACTGCACGTGAGATGCTGAAGTTGCCAATTTGCATATATTTTTTGTGCCATGCAGGACAATCGACTAATGCGCCGCAAATCTGTCATGCACCGCAGTGACAACAGATTTattgatctctctctctctctcttaaaaTTCGGTATAAAGTAGTACTAGTAGTAAAATCACACAGCCCAGTGTGAAACCCTACCCGGTGTGGCGGCACAAACACGCAGATCAGGACAAGCATGATCGCTCCCACGAGGAAATGCATCAGATCTCCAGAAAGAAACCATCATTCCTAGACGAGCTATAGTcatagtattttttttttttttgatcaaACGAAGGTAACCTAGGACGCAGCAGAAAAAGGCACGAAACTCATCTAGGGTTCAATCCTCCTCGTTACCGCCGGTCCGCTCCGCCTCCGTTGGCCTTAGGGGcttggaggtgtggcggaccacGGTCCCTCGCCGGTGGGGAGATTCTgatcttaatttagtttgcttttcaGTCTCTTTTAATGGATGATGAGGTGGCGTCTACATCCTGAAGTTAGAATAAGGTCCCCCCGGTCTATCCTTGctccggtggtgcatctagcgctgACAGAGGACGCGTGGAGTTGTGTGTCGTCGGATCTCCTGGGATCCGGTCGATTTTCATGTTTGTTGGTGTGGTTTCATGAtagtctcttccgatctatggTTGTCATCATTGCGATGATTGCTGCTCTGGTGCGCTGGTCCTTTTGAAAtttagcacgacgacttcccgtcTGTCTACTATAAAAAGCTCTACTACGATAAGCTTTGCCTGACTCCGGCAATGGAGGAGCGAGGACAACGATGCGCCTTCGGCTTGTGCTAGTGTTTTTAGTACTATTGacgattattaatagatcggtagATTTCTTGAAAAAAAAGAGCCATAGTCATCGTAAACCTAACGTAAAtctaaaaaggaaaaaagaggatAACAAAAGAAGGAAAAAGAGGATCCACCGAAGCGCTTACTGACAACTGTCCCTGCCATGAAAGCCACGCGGCGCAGGCGCCCTGATCGACCCGACCCCTCTCCCCACACACCGCTCGGCCCACCGTCCACACTGACAGTGGGCCACCGCTCATGTCCGTCCATCCGGCCCATCGGGTCAGCGACACGGGCCCAAACCTTATTCTCGTCCCCTCCTCCACTCCTCCCCTCTACAGTTCTACCACTGCCAGGAGCGGCGCCACTCGCCGCGGTAGCCGTAGCAGCCCAACTCGAGAGGAGAACCAAAAAAGTTTTCTAGCGCACGCTGGAGGCGTGGCGGCGCCCGGGCGGTCTCGCCGCGGAGATCCGGTTCCACCCACGCGCGCGCCGCGGGAGCCGGCGATGAGGGCGGcctgcggcgccggcggcggcgccgggaGGAAGGAGGTCACCGCGCCCTGGATGTGGCTCCTGCTGATCGCCACCGCCTGCGGCTTCGTCTTCCTCCTGCTCAACCTCCCCGACCACCGCTCCCGCTCCGGCCCCGGTCAGCCTCCCGCTCCGCTCCGCTCAACCCAATCCAATCCCTCCTTCGTCCCTGTGGTTCGCGATTGCTGCTGCCTGAATCGGACGTGGCGTGGCTGCTTCCGCTCCTGGCGGCGACGGCTTTGTCTGCGGGTTTGGGCTTAATTTGGttgggtgtgtgtgtgtgcaggtgGGGAGCAAACGGGCGGGGCCCACTTGTCGGCCAAGGATGTGAGCGACCCCGATCATCATAATATACATGCATCCAATTCCTATCCATTTCAAGCTCGTTTCGTTTCGTCGTATTCTTCCCTACTTGTTAACTTGGTTTTCGGTTTCTGCAGAAGCTGCAGATTGGAGACGTCACCAAACTCAACGTCCTGCCCGAAGAGGTAATTTCAGTTTTACCCCCATACATATATATGCTTGCCTGCCTGCGTTTGCTGCATTTCTGCATGTAACGCTATGTAATTGGTTTTTCTTACAAAGACTCTTCTGACTGTTGCTTGGCCATGTATTTCCATGTAGTTTTGCCTGATGTGCCGTGTTCCTGGATTACCAAGTTTCGATCTACTGTTTGTTCCATTTCATGTAGAGTTTCTGTGCTCTGTCAAATGGAATCATCTAAAGATTTGGCTTGTTGTTCAAGTGGGAAACGACTAAGCTTTTGTCAGGCCAAAGTAAAGTAAAGTAGGGACAGGATTTGGCTTGTTGTTGTTCAACTGTTTGCTTAATGCTTCCGCATTCTGCGATGAAGATTTTCAGTTTTGTTTCAGTCCCCTGTGGGAGACTATTCAGCATTTTCTACTTGCATGTTTCTGAAATAATTAATATTATTTCCTTGAATGGGATTAGAGTTACTCGTTGATTCAGTAAATGCACCTATGAGAAATTGATATTAGTTACCTTTTCTGCAGATAGAAGGGCAAGCTGATGAAATAGCTGCGGAGGAAGATGAAAGAATATCCAGATCACCCCCGAGCACCAAGGAGAAGATATGGATGATGCAAGACCAGCTAATTATGGCCAGGGCCTATTTACAGTTTGCTTCTTCACACGGCAGCGCACATTTGATCCGCGAGTTGAAAATGCGGATGAAAGAGATCGAAAGGGCGATAAGTCACTCTAGTGGTGCTTCCCGATTATCTGGGAGGTAAGCTGTAGAACATTAGGGACCTGCACATAGGATTAACTTGTGCACATCGGAATTTTTTTATAACCGATAGCTATGCTCTTGTTCTCGCTGATGAGTATACTGTTGTGACTGAGATCAAAACCATCCTGCAGTGTGTTGCAGAAAATGAAGGCGATGGAATTGGCCTTATCCAAAGCGCAGAGAGCCTACCCACATTGCTCTCACATGTCATCAAAGCTACGTGCAATGATATATAATAGTGAAGAATTGGTCAGAGCTCATCAAAGTGAATCTTCATTCCTTGAGCAGGTGGCAGTGAGGACTTTACCTAAAGGACATCACTGCCTAGCAATGCGACTTACCTCAGAATATTTTTCTTTGGATCCTAAGGAACGCGAGTTTCCGAAAAGATTCAGCATGCTGATGGATGACTTCCATCATTATGCCATATTCTCGGACAATGTACTAGCAAGTGCAGTGGTTATCAACTCCACAATAGCTGCATCAAAGGTGTGGCCTTAGATGAATCTATGGAGCATTTATATGTTACATTCTTGCTTAGGAATTATGGGGCATTTGATATGATTTCCAC
It includes:
- the LOC127347577 gene encoding CRM-domain containing factor CFM3, chloroplastic/mitochondrial: MAFSPALHLHLHLHHPPRLHHLFLSSSPLSSSSAHYPWLSAWSRPRRGLGPPAPALDLRPEPSPTSDSDDEDSVGTSRHSGRSTMSLILRRLQRAGYSPDSQTASQHPRRGSVEDVFRADDGVLPNARGGFDDDAESSLVDARFPWERPMPPPEAAARAARSPAWMAELTLPEPELRRLRHAAMRIKSKTQVGGAGVTREIVAKIKDKWRTDEVVRVKVNGTPALNMRLFHEILERKTGGLVIWRSGTSVSLYRGVAYDVPETTKGTNRTWQTLGTKSSSKVPPIPTLPPNENVNGMEDSNGALISNAEKEEIVESVPEIIYEEEIDRLLDELGPRYSDWPGSNPLPVDADLLPATVPGYKPPFRVLPYGVRRSLSRKDTTNLRRLGRGLPPHFALGRSRQLQGLAAAMVKLWERSSIAKIALKRGVQLTTSERMAEDIKKLTGGVMLSRNNDFVVFYRGKDFLSTELADALLEREKSMNSLLDEEQARLNPRLSFASSTEAFVEATVAGTLGETLEANSKYGNELDENHTDKMTRTVEAAKHADLVRKLEWKLAIAEKRIGKAQRVLGKVELGLKPTEDTKPPETITDEERFMFRKLGLRMKAFLLLGRRGVFDGTVENMHLHWKYRELVKILVKAKSFADVKRTALSLEVESGGVLVSVDKVSKGYAIVVFRGKDYRRPSMLRPKNLLSKRKALARSIELQRMEGLSRHIGKLNRRVNQLRFELVQIEKVKDQGDEELYARLDSAYSSEDEDVEDEDDESYLRSFDNLAVGSTAEDDDDSSYDEDDDSAEDNGDYSQEDEDVGGEEDTEGSDYEDDAGEDEDLEPSVISAVSFCRDMGSDCSDGDLGSKSEGSSDADDIRNSSAYREDLI
- the LOC127295225 gene encoding probable galacturonosyltransferase 6 isoform X2, producing the protein MRAACGAGGGAGRKEVTAPWMWLLLIATACGFVFLLLNLPDHRSRSGPGGEQTGGAHLSAKDIGDVTKLNVLPEEIEGQADEIAAEEDERISRSPPSTKEKIWMMQDQLIMARAYLQFASSHGSAHLIRELKMRMKEIERAISHSSGASRLSGSVLQKMKAMELALSKAQRAYPHCSHMSSKLRAMIYNSEELVRAHQSESSFLEQVAVRTLPKGHHCLAMRLTSEYFSLDPKEREFPKRFSMLMDDFHHYAIFSDNVLASAVVINSTIAASKDPKRIVFHIVTDSLSFPAMTMWFLANPPSPATIHIKSLDELKWLPADFSSRFKQKGIRDPRYTSALNHLRFYLPEVFPSLSKVLLLDHDVVVQKDLSRLWGLDMKGKVNGALETCSSGKGYDQLDNLVNFSDPSIINKFDAKACIFAFGVNIFDLKEWRSKGLSATYDKWFQAGKRRRLWKAGSLPVGQLVFYNHTVPLDHRWHVLGLGRNSNTRRDEIESAAVIHYSGNLKPWLEISIPKYRDYWNRYLNYDNTYLQQCNIHR
- the LOC127295225 gene encoding probable galacturonosyltransferase 6 isoform X1, whose protein sequence is MRAACGAGGGAGRKEVTAPWMWLLLIATACGFVFLLLNLPDHRSRSGPGGEQTGGAHLSAKDKLQIGDVTKLNVLPEEIEGQADEIAAEEDERISRSPPSTKEKIWMMQDQLIMARAYLQFASSHGSAHLIRELKMRMKEIERAISHSSGASRLSGSVLQKMKAMELALSKAQRAYPHCSHMSSKLRAMIYNSEELVRAHQSESSFLEQVAVRTLPKGHHCLAMRLTSEYFSLDPKEREFPKRFSMLMDDFHHYAIFSDNVLASAVVINSTIAASKDPKRIVFHIVTDSLSFPAMTMWFLANPPSPATIHIKSLDELKWLPADFSSRFKQKGIRDPRYTSALNHLRFYLPEVFPSLSKVLLLDHDVVVQKDLSRLWGLDMKGKVNGALETCSSGKGYDQLDNLVNFSDPSIINKFDAKACIFAFGVNIFDLKEWRSKGLSATYDKWFQAGKRRRLWKAGSLPVGQLVFYNHTVPLDHRWHVLGLGRNSNTRRDEIESAAVIHYSGNLKPWLEISIPKYRDYWNRYLNYDNTYLQQCNIHR